The Thermococcus peptonophilus genomic sequence ACAGACCATACCTGTGGAGGGACTACCTATGGGAAAGCTCTTTGGAACGTTTGGCGTTAGAGGGATAGCGAACGAGGAGATAACGCCAGAGTTCGCCCTTAAAATCGGCATGGCCTTCGGGACGCTCCTCAAGAGGGAAGGCAGAGAACGGCCACTAGTCGTTGTCGGCAGGGATACGAGAGTAAGCGGGGAGATGCTCAAGGACGCCCTCATCAGCGGGCTTTTGAGCACCGGCTGTGACGTCATAGACGTCGGAATAGCCCCGACCCCGGCAATCCAGTGGGCTACTAATCACTTCAATGCCGACGGTGGAGCGGTCATAACCGCCTCTCACAACCCGCCCGAGTACAACGGCATAAAGCTCCTCGAACCGAACGGCATGGGGTTGAAGAAGGAAAGGGAAGCCATCGTTGAGGAACTGTTCTTCAAGGAGGACTTCCACAGGGCCAAGTGGGACGAGATAGGTGAACTGAGGAAGGAGGACATAATCAAGCCCTACATCGAGGCGATAAAGAACAGGGTAGATGTGGAGGCGATAAAGAAGAGGCGACCCTTCGTCGTCGTTGACACCTCCAACGGCGCTGGCAGTCTAACCCTGCCCTATCTATTGAGAGAGCTCGGCTGTAAGGTTGTTTCCGTTAACGCTCATCCAGACGGCCACTTCCCTGCTAGGAATCCCGAACCGAACGAGGAGAACCTCAAGGGTTTCATGGAGATCGTTAAAGCTCTTGGAGCTGACTTC encodes the following:
- the glmM gene encoding phosphoglucosamine mutase, with amino-acid sequence MGKLFGTFGVRGIANEEITPEFALKIGMAFGTLLKREGRERPLVVVGRDTRVSGEMLKDALISGLLSTGCDVIDVGIAPTPAIQWATNHFNADGGAVITASHNPPEYNGIKLLEPNGMGLKKEREAIVEELFFKEDFHRAKWDEIGELRKEDIIKPYIEAIKNRVDVEAIKKRRPFVVVDTSNGAGSLTLPYLLRELGCKVVSVNAHPDGHFPARNPEPNEENLKGFMEIVKALGADFGVAQDGDADRAVFIDENGRFIQGDKTFALVADAVLREKGGGLLVTTIATSNLLDDIAKRNGAKVMRTKVGDLIVARALLENNGTIGGEENGGVIFPDFVLGRDGAMTTAKIVEIFAKSGKKFSELIDELPKYYQFKTKRHVEGDRKAIVAKVAELAEKKGYKIDTTDGTKIIFDDGWVLVRASGTEPIIRIFSEAKSEEKAKEYLELGIRLLEEALKG